TTGAGATCAAGAAAGCGATCCAGTCTCGTTATGGGGTAACAGTAGAGAAAATCTCTACCATGAGAACCCAAGGAAAACTAAAGTCTCGCAATACCAAATCTGGTGTTGTTACCGGGCGTACGGCATCCTCTAAGAAGGCGATTGTCACTTTGAAAGAAGGGGAAGTAATCGATTTCTATAGCGGTATATAAGCAAATAAAAGAATGGCATTAAGAAAACTAAGACCAACAACACCAGGTCAAAGATTTAGAATTGCGCCAGCCTTCACTGAAATCACGAAGAGCGAGCCTGAGAAATCTTTGTTGGCATCCAAGAAAAAATCTGGTGGACGCAACAATTCAGGAAGAATGACCATGCGCTATACAGGCGGTGGGCACAAGCAAAGATTCCGTATCATTGATTTCAAAAGAACCAAGTACGGCGTTCCTGCAACTGTAAAAGCGATTGAGTACGATCCAAATAGAACAGCTCGCATTGCCTTGCTGTACTATGCAGATGGTGAGAAGACCTACATCATTGCACCTGCAGGCTTGGCAGTAGATGCAGTAGTAGTGTCAGGACCTGGGGTAGCTCCAGAAGTTGGTAACGCGTTACCGCTTTCTGATATTCCCCTGGGTACTATTGTTCACAACATTGAGTTAGCTCCAGGTCAAGGTGCAGTACTAGCAAGAAGCGCAGGATCATATGCGCAGCTGGTAGCCCGTGAAGGACGCTATGCTACCCTCAAGTTACCTTCTGGTGAGATGAGAATGGTACTGGTAAACTGTATGGCTACCGTAGGTACTGTTTCTAACGCAGACCATATGAACGTGAAGCTTGGAAAAGCTGGACGTAGCAGATGGATGGGTATCAGACCAAGAGTGAGAGGTGTTGCCATGAACCCAGTCGATCACCCAATGGGTGGTGGTGAAGGTAAGTCTTCAGGCGGTCACCCAAGATCCCGTAATGGTCTGTACGCGAAAGGTCAAAAGACCAGAAACAAAAATAAATTCTCTGAGAACCTGATTGTTAATAGAAGGAAGAAATAAGTAATGGCAAGATCATTAAAAAAAGGGCCTTATATTGACTACAGGCTCGATAGAAAAGTGCAGACAATGGATGAGTCTGGAAAGAAAGCAGTGATCAAAACCTGGTCACGCCGTTCCATGATCTCCCCAGATTTCGTAGGTCATACGTTTGCTGTGCACAACGGGAACAAGTTTATTCCGGTGTATGTAACAGAAAACATGGTAGGTCACAAATTAGGCGAATTCGCTCCTACCCGAAACTTTAGAGGCCATATTGCTAAGAAAGATAAAGGTAAAAGATAATGGAAGCGGTTGCTAAATTAAACAATGTACCAAGCTCACCGCGTAAGATGAGACTGGTAGCGGACATGATCCGTGGTAAGAGAGTTACCCAAGCATTAGGCTTGCTTAAGTTTACTGCAAATTCCGGCGCTCCTAAATTGGAGAAACTTCTTCTATCTGCCTTATCAAACTGGCAAGCAGCTAACGAAGATGCCCGCATTGAAGATGCTAATCTATATATCAAAGAGATTAGAGTAGATGAAGGAAAGATGCTGAAGCGCTTACGTCCTGCTCCTCAGGGCCGTGGCCACAGAATCAGAAAGAGATCTAACCACGTGACACTTGTGATTGATTCTAAAGTGGAAGCGGAGACAGTTGAAACATCTACCTCTAACGAAGCCAAATAGTTAAAATGGGACAAAAAGTTAATCCAGTAGGCCTAAGACTAGGTATTGTTAAAGGCTGGGACTCTAATTGGTTCGGAGGAAAGGATTTCGCTGAAAAGCTGATCGAAGATGAAAAAATCCGTAAATACATCCTTGCCCGTATTCCAAAAGGAGGTATTTCCAAAATCATCATTGAGAGAACCCTTAAAAGGATCACCATCACCATCAACACTGCCCGTCCAGGCGTAGTGATTGGAAAAGGTGGCCAAGAGGTTGATAAGATCAAAGAAGAGCTGAAGAAAATCACCAACAAGGATGTACAGATTAACATCTTTGAAATTAAGCGCCCTGAACTGGATGCTAAATTGGTAGGTGAATCAGTAGCACAACAACTTCAGGCGCGTATCTCTTTCAGAAGAGCTATGAAACAAGCCATTGCTTCTGCTATCAGAGTGGGTGCAGAAGGTATCAAGATCCAAGTATCTGGCCGTTTAGGTGGAGCTGAAATGGCTCGTACTGAACATTACAAAGAAGGACGTACTCCTTTGCATACTTTGCGTGCTGATATTGATTATGCATTATCAGAAGCTCAGACCGTTTACGGTAAATTGGGTATCAAAGTGTGGATCTTCAAAGGAGAAGTTTTCGGTAAGCGTGACCTTTCTCCTAATGCTGGTCAACAAAGTGGTGGTCAATCTGCTGGTCCTCGTAACGAAAGAAGTGAGAGAGGCGGAAATGATCGCGGCGACCGTAGAGACAGCAACCGTAACAAACGCCCTGGTGATGGAACCCAGAAGCGTAGCGGTGGTGGACCTAACAAGCGCAAGTAGTTGTTCAACCTTTAGGTAATTTTAGAAATGTTACAGCCAAAACGGACTAAATATAGAAAGATGCAAAAAGGCCGGGTGACCGGTCTTGCGCACAGA
This Rufibacter radiotolerans DNA region includes the following protein-coding sequences:
- the rpsS gene encoding 30S ribosomal protein S19 is translated as MARSLKKGPYIDYRLDRKVQTMDESGKKAVIKTWSRRSMISPDFVGHTFAVHNGNKFIPVYVTENMVGHKLGEFAPTRNFRGHIAKKDKGKR
- the rplB gene encoding 50S ribosomal protein L2, whose translation is MALRKLRPTTPGQRFRIAPAFTEITKSEPEKSLLASKKKSGGRNNSGRMTMRYTGGGHKQRFRIIDFKRTKYGVPATVKAIEYDPNRTARIALLYYADGEKTYIIAPAGLAVDAVVVSGPGVAPEVGNALPLSDIPLGTIVHNIELAPGQGAVLARSAGSYAQLVAREGRYATLKLPSGEMRMVLVNCMATVGTVSNADHMNVKLGKAGRSRWMGIRPRVRGVAMNPVDHPMGGGEGKSSGGHPRSRNGLYAKGQKTRNKNKFSENLIVNRRKK
- the rplV gene encoding 50S ribosomal protein L22; the protein is MEAVAKLNNVPSSPRKMRLVADMIRGKRVTQALGLLKFTANSGAPKLEKLLLSALSNWQAANEDARIEDANLYIKEIRVDEGKMLKRLRPAPQGRGHRIRKRSNHVTLVIDSKVEAETVETSTSNEAK
- the rplW gene encoding 50S ribosomal protein L23 — its product is MSILKRPLLTEKLTALNEVGKYAFEVDRKANKIEIKKAIQSRYGVTVEKISTMRTQGKLKSRNTKSGVVTGRTASSKKAIVTLKEGEVIDFYSGI
- the rpsC gene encoding 30S ribosomal protein S3, with the translated sequence MGQKVNPVGLRLGIVKGWDSNWFGGKDFAEKLIEDEKIRKYILARIPKGGISKIIIERTLKRITITINTARPGVVIGKGGQEVDKIKEELKKITNKDVQINIFEIKRPELDAKLVGESVAQQLQARISFRRAMKQAIASAIRVGAEGIKIQVSGRLGGAEMARTEHYKEGRTPLHTLRADIDYALSEAQTVYGKLGIKVWIFKGEVFGKRDLSPNAGQQSGGQSAGPRNERSERGGNDRGDRRDSNRNKRPGDGTQKRSGGGPNKRK